In Oncorhynchus tshawytscha isolate Ot180627B linkage group LG01, Otsh_v2.0, whole genome shotgun sequence, the genomic stretch GTGATCTTAGCTTGCGGTTTATGGTATAAAGTCATAACCCAGTTGACAAACGAAAGTTAAATTTACCAAGGACCTTGAATAGGTATGGCCATAATAGGTATGGCCATTCCAgcctatcaaaggccttttcagcgTCTAGAGATACTGTTATACTATGATCACTCCTCACACTGTGAATTACATTGAATAACCAGCACAAATGATTGGTGGAGGATCAGGTTTGGCAAATATTGTCCTAATCTGTTAGCCAACACCTTAGAAATCAATTTATAGTTGGCATTGAGGAACCTTATCGGCCTATAGGAAGAGCATTGTAGAGgatctttatttttttatgtataaGTTTTATAATAGCCGTGGAAAAGGAGTCCGGAAGGCTCTGCGTCTCAGCAGATACATTTAGAACATCCATCAAGAGAGGAATAAGCAAATCCTTAAACTCCCTTTAAAACGATTTCTGTTTTTGTAAAGGGTCGATCTAGTTCGTTTTGGTTTTCAATTGTAAACAGTATATCATTGCTGGTTCCGTTCCATCAGAAGTGTCTAACTTAGAATAGTATTGTTTAAATTAATCATTAAGGCTTTGAAGACCTTACCTTCTTCTTGGCCTGTAACAGCTCCTGATAGGCACTGGAACGGATGAAGCGGCTATAGGAGTCACTCTTCATCAGCTTGAAGATGTGATCCTGTCAACCACAAGGAAATGGTTCAACCATAGGTCACGTAGTAAGAACCCTTGATAAGATTCAACGTTCCAGAATACTTTATGTTCTGAAGAATGTACTGAACAGTATAGTAGCTTATCCAGCTGATACAAAAGTCAGTAACTTGCCTATGTAAAGTTCACAGACATATTATTATAGCGTTACCTGTGCGTCTTCAAAGGCATAGCGTCCAGGGTCCTTGACATTCTGGGTGGTCTTGTCGTAGCTCTTAGAATCAACATTGATGGCACTGGGAGCTCCAGAGGCCAGGAACTCCTGCCAGATCTCCTGAACCCGGGTCGGGACCTCCCGGATTGGCCTCTTCTTCACCTCCTGGACGGCTAGCCAGAACCTGCAAGACACAAcacagggggtgtgtgtgtaaaaaaattatatatagaatttatatacagcaccagtcaaaagtttggacactcattcaagggtttttctttatttttactattttctacattgtagaataatagtgaagacatcaacactatgaaatagcacatatgaaatcatgtagtatgccttgatgacagctgtgtacactcttggcattctctcaaccagcatcacgagatagtcacctggaatgcatttcaattaacaggtatgcctcgttaaaagatcatttgtggaatttctttccttgttaatgcgtttgagccaatcagttgttttgtgacaagatAGGAGTGGTATagagaagatatccctatttggtaaaagactaagtccatattatggcaagaacagctcaaacaagcaaagaggaACGACAGCACATCATTACtataagacatggtcagtcaatctggaaaatttcaagaactttgaaagtttcttcaactgcagttgcaaaaaccattaagcattatgatgaaactggctctcatgaggaccgccacaggaaaggacgacccagagatacctctgctgcagaggataagttaaatagaattaccagcctcagaaattgctgcccaaataaatgctttgcagagttcaagtaacagacatacagttgaagtcggaaatatactgtacatacacttaggttggagtcattaaaactcgtccttcaaccactccacacatttcttgttaacaaaatatagatttggcaagtcggttaggacatgtactttgtgcatgacacaagaaatgttccaacaattgattacagacagattatttcacttataattcactgtatcacaattccagtgggtcagaagttacatacactaagttgactgtgactttaaccagcttggaaatttccagaaaataatgtcatggctttagaagcttctgaaaggctaattgacataatttcagtcatttggaggtttacctgtagatgtaacatctcaagacatcagtcaggaagttaaagcttggtcgcgaatgggtcttccaaatgtacaatgaccccaagcatacttccaaagttgtggcaaaatggcttaaggacaacaaagtcaaggtattggagtggccatcacaaagccctgacctcaatcctatagaacatttgagggcagaacttaaaaagcatgtgcgagcaaggaggcctacaaacctgactcagttacaccagctctgtcaggaggaatgggccaaaattcacccaacttattgtgggaattggaacgaattgcaaaaatcgctgaagttggagacttttatctccctcaccaacttcaaacatcagctatctgagcagctaaccgatcgctgctgctgtacatagtctattggtaaatagcccacccatttttacctacctcatccccatactgtttttatttatttacttttctgctcttttgcacaccaatatctctacctgtacatgaccatctgatcatttatcactccagtgttaatctgcaaaattgtaattattcgcctacctcctcatgccttttgcacacattgtatatagactcccccctttgttttctactgtgttattgacttgttaattgtttattccatgtgtaactctgtgttgtctgctcacactgctatgctttatcttggccaggtcgcagttgcaaatgagaacttgttctcaactggcctacctggttaaataaaggtgaaataaaataaaaaaataaaaaagcttgtggaaggctacccgaaacatttgacccaagttaatcaatgtaaaggcaatgctaccaaatactaattgagtgtatgtacatttctgacccactgggaatgtgaataaataaataaaagatgaaatcaatcaatcactctctgtcacgccctgaccttagttatcttcgtttttctttattattttggttaggtcaggatgtgacgagggtggtatgtgtgctatttcttgtctagggtttttgtatatctatggggtgttcgtatgtctaggtaaatgtaggtctaagGTGGCTTGagttggttcccaatcagaggcagctgtttatcgttgtctctgattggggatcctatttaggttgccattttccattttgttttgtgggttattgtctatgtgtagctGCATGTTAGGACTcatgttatatacagtgccttgcgaaagtattcggcccccttgaactttgcaaccttttgccacatttcaggcttcaaatataaagatataacactgtatttttttgtgaagaatcaacaacaagtgggacacaatcatgaagtggaacgacatttattggatatttcaaacttttttaacaaatcaaaaactgaaaaattgggcgtgcaaaattattcagcccctttactttcagtgcagcaaactctctccagaagttcagtgaggatctctgaatgatccaatattgacctaaatgactaatgatgataaatacaatccacctgtgtgtaatcaagtctccttataaatgcacctgcactgtgatagtccgttaaaagcgcagagagcatcatgaagaacaaggaacacaccaggcaggtttgagatactgttgtgaagaagtttaaagccggatttggatacaaaaagatttcccaagctttaaacatcccaaggagcactgtgcaatcgataatattgaaatggaaggagtatcagaccactgcaaatctaccaagacctggccgtccccctaaactttcagctcatacaaggagaagactgatcagagatgcagccaagaggcccatgatcactctggatgaactgcagagatctacagctgaggtgggagactctgtccataggacaacaatcagtcgtatattgcacaaatctggccattatggaagagtggcaagaagaaagccatttcttaaagatatccataaaaagtgtcgtttaaagtttgccacaagccacccgggagacacaccaaacatgtggaaaaaggtgctctggtcagatgaaaccaaaattgaactttttggcaagaatgcaaaacgttatgtttggtgtaaaaacaacacatctcatcaccctgaacacaccatccccactgtcaatggtggtggcagcatcatggtttgggcctgcttttcttcagcagggtcagggaagatggttaaaattgatgggaagatggatggagccaaatacaggaccattctggaagaaaacctgatggagtctgcaaaagacctgagactgggacggagatttgtcttccaacaagacaatgatccaaaacataaagcaaaatctacaatggaatggttcaaaaataaacatatccaggtgttagaatggccaagtcaaagtccagacctgaatcaatcgagaatctgtggaaagaactgaaaactgctgttcacaaatgctctccatccaacctcactgagctcgagctgttttgcaaggaggaatgggaaaaaatttcagtctctcgatgtgcaaaactgatagagacataccccaagcgacttacagctgtaatcgcagcaaaaggtggcgctacaaagtattaactgaagggggctgaataattttgcacgcccaatttttcagtttttgatttgttaaaaaggtttgaaatatccaataaatgtcgttccacttcatgattgtgtcctacttgttgttgattcttcacaaaaaaagacagttttatatctttatgtttgaagcctgaaatgtggcaaaaggtcgcaaagttcaagggggccgaatactttcgcaaggcactgtagcttcaCGTTCGGGGCAGGAGAGGATCGCCTACCATAGAGGCAGGTGGAACGGCGAAGTAAGAGAGGACAGCAACGACGTCGGGGAGGtaggccacagaaaccccaagaaCATTTTGGGAGGGGACACATGGAGCAGTCGGCGAAGTTGAGGGGTGAGTCTGAGATTGTcgaggagttattggacagaatggaggagagtgaatGGAGGGGAGATTATGAGACATTTGAGGAGTTGTTGATGAAATtggaagagagtgaagagagagagctgttggtttggcGTAGTATGCACAGCATTCACCCTGAGGAGCGTGCTGGCTGTCCGATGCCACCTGTGTCAGTTCCTCGTACTCATCCTGAAACATGTGTTAAAGTTCCGGaacaattgatgccggctatactcaccaggtctccagtgtacCTTCACAACCCAGTGTGTTCTGTTCCTAATCCCCACACCAttcctccagtgtgcctccagggtccagtacgccctgttccttctccccgcactcgccctgaggtgtgtgcgCCTCGGCAGTCTGAAGTTTGTGCGCCTTGGCAGCCCGGGTCGCCCTGTTCCACCTCCCTGCACTtgcctgaggtgcgtgtcaccagcccggcaccaccagtgccggcaccacgcaccaggcctcatgatcgaattgctgcaaagaatctactactaaaaggacaccaataagaagggacttgtgtcatgactgtcctgatcaggtcaggttacaggagaccacaaccctacagattatctctcaccccaacagaggaggagagatctaagggtatgaagatgtgggggtttcatgacccctcacgcccaTTGTAAATCTTAGGCAACAGACAAAATTCCTTTGTCCCCTCACCATGGAGAACcggcctcagaacattaaacatgcaataaatggactttggaacaatagtttccgtcagccacaatggtggtaatgaggaatatgaaaatgaatgtcatttttttgtttgttattaaaggttaaagggcgacgttattacgaaaacattgtaacttcaagagttttcctagtatatgcttgatgtttatacattgtacgttgtgtgtaaaatgtccaaatcaaagagaatgttttggtaaagatgaaatgtgaagttagttgtctaaaattggatttgagtcaaATCTAGACCTAGCCTCtcaacttggtacgcccagagaatttccctaaaggcggttacacccacttctgacccgagggtataaaacctctttgggctgcaatcccgttaacgggatgatatgacaacagccagtgaaagtgcagggcgccaaattcaaaacaacagaaatctcctaattaaaattcctcaaacatacatgtatcttatacagTTTTAAAGGtattcttgttgttaatcccagaatccgatttcaaataggatttacggtgaaagcaccacaaacgattatgttaggtcaccaccaagccacagaaaaacacagccattttcccagccaaagagaggagtcacagaaagcacaaatagagataaaaatgaatcactaacctttgatgatcttcatcagatgacactcataggacgtcatgttacacaatacatgtatgttttgtttgataaagttcatttttattttaaaaaatctggCGCGTTACATTCGccagttccaaaaacatccagtgattttgcatagccacgattcaacagaaatactcataaatgtagatgataatacaagttatacacatggaattatacctgtccttaatgcaaccgctgtgtcagatttttttttaaacgtacggaaaaaccatgcaataatctgagacggcactcagaACAATCAAGTCAAAATAGCCGCCATGTTGAAGTCAACATAAACCATAAATTACATGctaatattcccttacctttgatgatcttcatcagaatgcactccaatGTATCCcgggtccacaataaatgcttgatttgttcgataatgcctgttatttatgtccaattagctacttttgtatttggtatacatatccaaacgctcgttctggtcagcgttacgtcggacaaaaacttcaaaaagttattacaggtcgaagaaacatttcaaactaagtacagaatcaatcattaggatgtttttaacattaatcttcaataaagttccaaccggagtattcctttgtgtcttcaggagccatggaacgcaggtcgctatcatgtggaATACGCGTtaccagaaaatggctgactgccagacacctgattcATTCTGCtgtcattcagtcccacaacacagtagaagcctcattcaagtggaagccctaggaagtgcaacatcattaatatctcaaggggatttcaatgAGAACTGTGTTGAGTACATACcagcctcagatttctcacttcctgttttgatttctcctcaggtgtttgcctgccatatgagttctgttatactcacagacatcattcaaacagttttagaaacttcagagtgttttctatccaatactaataatactatgcatatattagcaactgacactgaggagcaggccatttactttgggcaccttattcatccaagctactcaatactaccCCCCAGCCATAGAAGTTAAGAATGAACATACCAGACTAAGTGACCCGAGCTGCAGCAAAGGTCTGAGAAGACAACAAACCCAAAACGCAACACAAGGTTGAAGACAAAGGAATCCTTTTCTACCCATGCTACAGATGAGTAGCTgcgtctaagcgggtgaattcaagccggACCACCCGGTCTCCACcccccatcgaatcgtggtatatACACTgttttcattcctatgctgtgaacCTTGAGCTACAGGGCTGGCTGTCCTCAGAAGAACCCTTTCAGAATAAGGGGGAGGAATCAGACCGTTAAGCAAAAAGGAGGACAACCAGAGAAGTGCACCATCCGAGAAGACGAAACGGTCGACGCAGAGACCCACAGCAGAGACCTTcaacacgtaattacatcattatattctgacccataagttTGGGGCAAGGTTAGGGTTCAAATAAGCATAGCTGATAAATGCACCCAAgtgtatatttctctcgtgtactttctctttttctctttctcgccAGAGTGTGTTGGCCTGttgtactaagttctaatcaatagcctagactgtGTTTTGTGTATCTTTTATtatcattttagctttctagcAAATACATAATTAACTacaattggtgtggtacgaactcattggtgggACTCGGGATTTTGCAGATTCACGGATTATGCGACGTCAGaatgagactgtagaggaaattGATGAATTATCAACTATTGTAAAATCGCTATTCTGATCGATATTCTAAAACGGATTTTCCCATGGTgtcccaggttaatgagttaataattgcctGAATCATTTAATCACGCAATTATAAACCGTTAACCATTCGATGAGcagcagtcgtcacattaactaatacaacgtcacgacacttatcttttatttcagctaaacATGTTGCGTCTATTTGCGTTTATCATTTTAACTCCTCTATTTTTGCCTTTCTCTATCAATCTTGAGGCTAATACAGGACTACCAATGTATTAAGTGTGCATGCTTGTGCATGTCTAGTCTAGAAAAAGCCGTTTTCTCACCATGGCTTCTTAAAGGAATTTCTGTATAGTATTAGAGATTTTCTCTTTAAATATTTgtctgatatacagttgaagtcgaaagtttacatacaccttagccaaatacatataaactctgtttttcacaattcctgatatttaatcctagtacaaattccctgtcttaggtcaattagatcactgtgttttatttcagcttttatttatgtcatcacattcccagtgggtcagaagtttacataaactcaataagtatttggtagcattgcctttaaattgcttgaCATGGGTCAAATGtcttgggtagccttccacaagcttcccacaataagctgggtgaattttggcccattcctcctgacagagctgttgtaactgagtcaggtttgtagtcctccttgctcgtacatgatttttcagttctgcccacaaattttctataggattgaggtcaggactttgtgattgccactccaataccttgactttgttgtccttaagccattttgccacaactttggaagtatgcttggggtccatttggaagagaatttaacttcctgactgatgtcttgagatgttgcttcaatatatccacataattttcctgcctcatgatgccatctattttgtgaagtgcaccagtccctcctgcagcaaagcaccccacaacatgatgctgccacccccgtgctttacggttgggatggtgttcttcgcctTGCAAgcgttcccctttttcctccaaacataacgatggtcattatggccaaacagttccatttttgtttcatcagaccagaggacatttctccaaaaagtatgatctttgtccccatgtgcagttgcaaaccgtaatctggctttttttatgggggtttggagaagtggcttcttttttGCTGAGCGGCCTCTCAGGTtatgatataggacttgttttactgtggatattcaTACTTtcgtacttgtttcctccagcatcttcacaaggttctttgctgttgttctgggattgatttgcacttttcacaccaaagttcgtctccttcctgagcggaattgtttcctccagcatcttcacacctTCAGGTTctttcccaaggatgaaccagacatgtggaggtctacaattttgtttctgaggtcttagctgatttcttttgattttcccatgatgtcaagcagaggcaccgagtttgaatgtaggccttgaaatacatccacaggtacacctccaactgactcaaatgatgtcaattagcctttccgaagattctaaagccaagacataattttctggaattttccaagctgtttaaaggcacagttaatttagcgtatgtaaacttctgacctactggaattgtgatactgtgaattataagtgaaataatcggtctgtaaacaattgttggaaaaattacttgtgtcatgcacaaagtagatgtcctaaccgacttgccaaaactatagtttgtttacaagaaatttgtggagttgttgaaaaacgagttttaatcactccaacctaagtgtatgtaaacttccgacttcaactgtatttgaatTCATTTTCAGTACTCAGTTATGCCCTTTGCTGGTGATAACATCACATCTATCTAATTATAGGGTAATTCATGTGACGGATTAGGTGTAAAATTTCACCTCTGACTCTCACTCAGTTAGATAATATCAACTCTCACTTAGTTACATTACCAGATTGACCTAAAGATTACCCCTGGGCAAAACAGTTAAGAGAAGTACCAGCAGAGGGAGTACAGGCAACGTGAAAGTTTATGCAAGGATACATTATGATTGTGTGAGAGAAAGGAAGTGAGTGTATGCATGTGGGGGCGTACGTGCGTAGATATgtgttatgtgtatgtgtatgcactGTATCCCCTACCTCAGGTTCTCTGAGCTAAACTCAGACTCCAGGAACTTGAGGAACTGCTCCCTCCCCACCTGATCCTTGAGAACCTCATTGATTCCGAATGCCCACCTCTTCACCCTCTGCTGACCTGGCTCCTTACTGGGGAGAGACACACGCAGTCAGACACCACAGTGTATAGCGGGAAACCTCAGTGAACAGTACACACTACACAGCTACAaatcattatattattacctgACATCCCTCAGGAGATGGTTTTCAGCAGTGCAACTTACAAAGCATTTACTGGTACCACACACTATACTTGTACCAGTGTAAAACAACAcagataaaacattttaaaaagtaaaaaagACAGTGCAAGAAGACAAACCTGGCCTCCAGCTCCCACACAGTGGTGTCGTCTGAGATCCAGGGGTTGGAGGGGTCGGTTGGCGTGATGAAGGGGTCATATTCCACATATTGCTCTGTATAGGCCAACAAACTGGGAAAAAGAAAACAAACTATTCAGTTCAGTCAGGTAAAGTGGACAGAAAAGGTAACAATGTTTCATGCCGCCTGGGGAACTCAGGATATGACTAAGAGCAGTGCTATACAGTATTTGACCTTCGAAGATAGCAGGAAGTGAAATAATCTAGCATATTTACTCTAACACAATAGTGAGTAACCCAGGCAACTAAGGATGGGAATCTACATTCTGTTCAGTGTTACGGCACAGGACATGACAAAAAGCCTTAGTGCTGATGATACACATCCGGGTATTGTTTGGACTAAACACTTTTCAAGGTTGTCTAAGCTCTTAATTACTGGCTACAATAAACATTAAAGAGTTCAACAATGGATCAatggggggggagaaggagaacgTAGCTCACCTCTCGGCCACTTTGGACATTTTCAGTCGATGTCTGTCTAATTGCCCTCCCCAATAAGTGATCTGGAAAAACAAGGGGAAATAATATTTTGTGAATATATTATTGAGAAGAGAAAACCAACCAGGCAGTCCAGCACACCCTACATTACCTgatcctgtagctcctcctctgtGGCCGGCTTGGCCTCTGGGGCAGGGGTGTGGGTGGGGCTGTGGGTGCGCACATCATTCTGAGGCCCATATACAGACTGAGGCAGAGAGACAATCAAACAGAACCCACCAAAGTCAAACTCGAACAACAGTGTTTTCAAGTGACCTGTTATTCAGAAGCAATGGATTTATCAGACACTCTTACCTTTCTTGTCTTGTGGGGGTTTTTCATTCTGGAGGACTTCTTTATGTCAACTTCTGTTGTGTTTACACATCCGGGCTGGAGAGCAACAAAAATTAGCAGtataaattaataaaataaacacCTTCAGAGAGCATTCTCTGCCTCCTCTTATTGATTCACTAGTGGCTCAGATAGAACTGTTTAGTGAACCCAGCAAACCATAGCCTACTTCTTCTATTGCAATTTGCTGCATGCGCAGTCAAACATGGTCTTGTGAAATATTAATGTAAAAATTCCAACAAAAATTCCAAACAATCAATGTGTCACTGAGAAATAAAACATATTGTCGGTACATCCTGCATGGTTAAACAAAGGGTACAATCAAGGCATCCTCCAGGATCACGGTGATTAAGTGGTTTGACGAGGCTGCTGTGAAATCAGAAAGGAACCTGATTATAATGCTCAGAGAATGCATGAATTAATCCTGTTATTTTCCAATTAAGCTCATGGCCGGAGAGGCAGATCCATTCCCGAGTGGAAGCTAATGCTAAGAAGGATATGTGTCTGAATGGATGATGAGGTCAAACAGACCACTGGAGAGCTCTAtgttatttttttgggggggaggaaTTGACAGTACCGTGATAACATTTAAATATTACAGCAGacaaagaagaaagaaaaaatcTCTGCCTTTACCAAGCTCTGAAAATGTGACTATTATCCACGGTGAAGGAAATTGCTTTGAAGACTGAAAAAATGCACAGGTTACGTTCTTTGTCATTTTATAAAAAGACATTAATAAATAATCCATGAAAATGTATACAATTTCTAAGATAAGAACAACTTAGCTTGTTGACAATTAATATTTCTAAACATGTATACATGACAAACGACAACAATATTGCACAAAGGAATACTAAGTTTACTCGATTCAATACCTATCGTGGAAGTTCAGCGCTATTTCAATTTAAATGTTACCGTGTTcacggagactgcattcacagtatacgctgcatatgtcggctcaatcggaaattaacttaaaattgtaattattctacAAAGCTGAACATCAGCGATATGGATTTAATTTGAGCACAGCCTCCAGTTAACTGAATACTGCAGTGGAAAATTTGCCCAAATACAGTAGCTAGATGTTATGTTATGGAAATAATGTGACTCTTGAAGCATAAGATTTTAAAAGCACAATAAACTCACCACAGGTCTGTGCACATCCCAAAATGCTCTTTCTTGACTATCGAGAATTTTCCTCTCAATCTTATCCCTTTTCTTGTCAACTCTGAGGAGATACACAGTACAGGCAATTACTTTATTGGTATTTTACATAAACATATTTTGTGTAATTATTACTGTTTTTTCTTTGCCACTTCCCCTGGCCTAAAATTTGGTGTTATTAGGAAACTGATGAGAAGTGGTAGTTAGAGATGAGGGCATATCAACGCATACAGTACTACATTTGTTTCATTTGGAAACTTACTTTGCTTGTGCTTCTGCTTGCATAAATATGAACTCCCATTTTCTGGCAAATGCTCTCTGTAGCCTCGCTAAGCTCTCCTGAATCAACAATAAGCATAAAAAATCCAGACAGTTATCTCAtgacatacagtggcttgtgaaagtattcacctgccttggaatttttcctattttgttgtcatACAACTTGGAattcaaatatattttgggggggtatgtataattttatttacacaacatgcctaccactttgaagatgcaaaatatttttttattgtgaaacaaacaagaaataatacatacaaacagaaaacttgagagtgcataactattcacccccccaaagtcaatactttgtagagccaccttttgcagaaattacagctgca encodes the following:
- the rgs7a gene encoding regulator of G-protein signaling 7a, which gives rise to MAQTNSVGQGSNGVADESPNMIVYRKMEDVIARMQDEKNGIPIRTVKSFLSKIPSVFSGSDIVQWMIKNLNIDDQVEALHIGTLMAAHGYFFPISDHVLTLKDDGTFYRFQTPYFWPSNCWEPENTDYAVYLCKRTMQNKARLELADYEAESLARLQRAFARKWEFIFMQAEAQAKVDKKRDKIERKILDSQERAFWDVHRPVPGCVNTTEVDIKKSSRMKNPHKTRKSVYGPQNDVRTHSPTHTPAPEAKPATEEELQDQITYWGGQLDRHRLKMSKVAESLLAYTEQYVEYDPFITPTDPSNPWISDDTTVWELEASKEPGQQRVKRWAFGINEVLKDQVGREQFLKFLESEFSSENLRFWLAVQEVKKRPIREVPTRVQEIWQEFLASGAPSAINVDSKSYDKTTQNVKDPGRYAFEDAQDHIFKLMKSDSYSRFIRSSAYQELLQAKKKKSKNLF